One window of Longimicrobium sp. genomic DNA carries:
- a CDS encoding BlaI/MecI/CopY family transcriptional regulator, with the protein MEASPPLDLGRRERQIMEVVYRLGRASASEVRTHLADPPSYSAVRAMLRILEEKGHLQHAQEGLKHVYFPTAPHEDVRESAMRHVLRTFFAGSTAAAMAALMDASEEPPSDDELDALARLIDRAREQGQ; encoded by the coding sequence ATGGAAGCAAGTCCTCCCCTGGACCTTGGCCGGCGCGAGCGGCAGATCATGGAAGTGGTCTACCGCCTGGGCCGCGCCAGCGCGTCCGAAGTCCGCACCCACCTGGCCGATCCCCCCAGCTACTCCGCCGTGCGAGCCATGCTGCGCATCCTGGAAGAGAAGGGGCACCTGCAGCACGCGCAGGAAGGGCTCAAGCACGTCTACTTTCCCACGGCGCCGCACGAGGACGTTCGCGAGTCGGCCATGCGCCACGTGCTGCGCACCTTTTTCGCCGGCTCCACAGCCGCCGCCATGGCCGCGCTGATGGACGCCTCGGAAGAGCCGCCGTCGGACGACGAACTCGATGCGCTGGCCCGGCTGATCGACCGTGCGCGGGAGCAGGGACAATGA
- a CDS encoding M56 family metallopeptidase encodes MSAGLMPGAEWLPLLAELAAKATLILLLAAAVSALLWRASAAVRHLVWCVAVIGVLALPVFSLVLPAWELPLLPSSEAAASTAPGLMVEQPRPEVRDKALPSEPMPVVHSAADAWLPRAAAGLAAAGVLAGLLWLALGFWGVARMGRRAQVVHDPEWLRSAHEAAEQLQLRRPVLLLRDRGAVMPATGGLLWPAVVLPANADQWADDRRRAVLAHELAHVKRFDTLTQALAQVACALFWWHPAVWYAARRLRVERERACDDLVLRTGTRASDYASHLLEIARAHRSPWLASPALVSMARPSQLESRLLWVLDAARSRGVPSAGAKFLAAVAGMVIVGSLAAMRPVEAAVAHASLVADAGAEIDGVGGFRPGRSDDDGAKETRKEHAAKKLSPASSLAQTDTPPARAEIDRLVSMRAVGVDAEYIGQMRDAGYTDLSSDDLVSMRAVGVTPEYAREMNGVGWGRLTADELTGLRAVGVTAAWLADMRRAGVNPRSADEATGMRSVGVDAQFVAEMRELGFANASASDLTGMRAVGVTREYVRELVREGVRDVSANDATSLRALRVDADYLAELRAAGLSGLDVATLSGLRAVGVTGAYIRELAGVGLTGFSAKRLTDLRAHRIDAAYIRELREAGFADLNADQLIRLRASGVDRDQARGRARTP; translated from the coding sequence ATGAGCGCCGGCCTGATGCCCGGGGCCGAGTGGCTGCCCCTGCTGGCGGAGCTGGCCGCCAAGGCGACGCTCATCCTGCTGCTGGCCGCCGCCGTTTCCGCACTGCTGTGGCGCGCATCCGCCGCCGTGCGCCACCTGGTGTGGTGCGTGGCCGTGATCGGCGTTCTCGCGCTCCCCGTGTTCTCGCTGGTGCTTCCCGCCTGGGAGCTTCCGCTGCTCCCGTCTTCCGAGGCCGCGGCGTCCACAGCTCCTGGGCTTATGGTGGAGCAGCCGCGTCCGGAGGTGCGGGACAAGGCCCTCCCGTCCGAGCCGATGCCCGTCGTCCACTCCGCCGCGGACGCATGGCTGCCGCGCGCTGCGGCCGGGCTCGCTGCCGCGGGGGTGCTCGCCGGGCTGCTGTGGCTCGCGCTGGGTTTCTGGGGCGTGGCGCGGATGGGCCGCCGCGCGCAGGTGGTGCACGACCCCGAGTGGCTGCGCAGCGCGCACGAAGCGGCGGAACAGCTGCAACTGCGCCGTCCCGTGCTGCTGCTGCGGGACCGCGGCGCTGTGATGCCGGCCACGGGCGGGCTGCTGTGGCCCGCGGTGGTGCTCCCCGCCAACGCCGACCAGTGGGCCGACGACCGCCGCCGCGCGGTGCTGGCGCACGAGCTGGCCCACGTGAAGCGCTTCGACACGCTGACGCAGGCGCTGGCCCAGGTGGCGTGCGCCCTGTTCTGGTGGCACCCGGCCGTGTGGTACGCCGCGCGGCGCCTGCGGGTGGAGCGCGAGCGTGCGTGCGACGACCTGGTGCTCCGCACGGGCACCCGCGCGTCTGACTACGCCTCGCACCTGCTGGAGATCGCCCGCGCGCACCGCTCGCCCTGGCTGGCGTCGCCAGCGCTGGTGAGTATGGCGCGGCCTTCACAGCTGGAGTCGCGACTGCTCTGGGTGCTGGATGCGGCCCGCTCGCGGGGCGTGCCCTCGGCCGGCGCCAAGTTTCTCGCCGCCGTCGCGGGGATGGTGATCGTCGGCTCCCTCGCGGCCATGCGCCCCGTCGAGGCGGCGGTTGCCCACGCCTCGCTCGTCGCCGATGCCGGCGCGGAGATCGATGGAGTCGGCGGATTCCGTCCGGGGCGCTCCGACGACGATGGGGCGAAGGAGACGCGCAAGGAGCACGCGGCGAAGAAGTTGAGCCCGGCGTCGTCGCTGGCGCAGACCGACACGCCGCCCGCGCGGGCCGAAATCGACCGCCTTGTCTCCATGCGTGCGGTGGGCGTGGACGCGGAGTACATCGGCCAGATGCGCGACGCGGGCTACACCGACCTGAGCAGCGACGACCTCGTTTCCATGCGCGCCGTGGGCGTTACCCCGGAGTACGCGCGCGAGATGAACGGCGTCGGCTGGGGGCGGCTGACGGCCGATGAGCTGACCGGCCTCCGCGCCGTGGGCGTGACCGCGGCCTGGCTGGCCGACATGCGCCGCGCCGGGGTGAACCCGCGCTCGGCGGACGAGGCGACGGGGATGCGCTCCGTGGGCGTAGACGCGCAGTTCGTCGCGGAGATGCGCGAGCTCGGCTTCGCCAACGCGTCCGCGAGCGACCTGACGGGCATGCGCGCCGTGGGCGTGACGCGGGAGTACGTCCGGGAGCTGGTGCGCGAGGGCGTGCGCGACGTGTCCGCGAACGACGCCACCAGCCTGCGCGCCCTGCGCGTGGACGCCGACTACCTTGCGGAACTTCGCGCAGCAGGATTGTCGGGGCTGGATGTGGCAACGCTCTCCGGCCTGCGCGCGGTCGGCGTCACCGGCGCCTACATCCGCGAGCTGGCCGGCGTGGGGCTCACCGGCTTCTCCGCCAAGCGGCTGACGGACCTACGCGCGCACCGCATCGACGCGGCGTACATCCGCGAGCTGCGCGAAGCCGGCTTCGCCGACCTGAACGCGGACCAGTTGATCCGGCTGCGTGCCAGCGGCGTGGACCGCGACCAGGCCAGGGGCCGCGCCCGGACTCCGTAA